One genomic region from Leptospira tipperaryensis encodes:
- a CDS encoding histidine phosphatase family protein, which translates to MSVVYLVRHGQANSQGSDYDLLTPHGKKQAFELGKFMATNGDVPDRIITGTMRRHLETGESFLEGVRSVAGEQEKFSIDSFIHRDAGWNEFAPELWGSYSKLIASKKPEFEKTLAQFGKVRLKGGIRSAALFFKLTEEILRVWREGKETPDGIETYKRFEERVFNSSNVWFSPSDKERNFIFTSGTPISLVLNRLLRQDEDSFAWMPWIWNTSVSTFRWVRGKYLPVSINGVPHLQEKNNRTLF; encoded by the coding sequence ATGTCCGTCGTTTATCTCGTTCGTCACGGCCAGGCCAATTCTCAAGGATCGGATTACGATCTCCTCACTCCGCACGGAAAAAAACAAGCCTTCGAGCTCGGAAAGTTTATGGCGACCAACGGAGACGTTCCAGATCGGATCATCACGGGAACGATGCGTAGACATTTGGAAACCGGAGAATCTTTTTTAGAAGGTGTTCGGTCCGTCGCGGGAGAACAGGAAAAATTCTCCATAGATTCTTTTATACACAGAGACGCGGGCTGGAACGAATTCGCTCCGGAACTCTGGGGTTCTTATTCTAAGTTGATCGCTTCGAAAAAACCCGAATTCGAAAAAACTCTCGCTCAATTCGGCAAAGTCAGGCTGAAGGGCGGGATTCGATCCGCGGCTTTGTTTTTCAAATTGACTGAAGAAATTCTCAGAGTTTGGAGAGAGGGAAAAGAAACTCCGGATGGAATCGAAACGTATAAACGTTTTGAAGAAAGAGTATTCAATTCTTCTAATGTTTGGTTTTCTCCTTCGGATAAGGAAAGAAATTTTATTTTCACATCGGGAACTCCCATATCTTTAGTGTTAAATCGACTTCTACGCCAAGACGAGGATAGTTTTGCCTGGATGCCTTGGATCTGGAACACGTCCGTAAGCACGTTTCGCTGGGTCAGAGGAAAATATCTTCCCGTTTCCATAAACGGCGTCCCCCATCTGCAAGAAAAAAACAATCGCACTCTATTTTGA